A section of the Microbacterium sp. MM2322 genome encodes:
- a CDS encoding carbohydrate ABC transporter permease, with product MSVVGNPVRKRVELTFRYAVLVVLALLFLLPLYVMVKTAVSQPEDVTSKTFVWWPSNPNWGKFAEIFADERFGQSLVTSAIMAVSMTVGQIIIGALAGYGLARIPNRASKPLLGLTVTMLLIPSATTFLPNYLIVSWLGWTESLQGIVIPTLFTAFNVFLFRQFFISFPKELEEAGKLDGLGYIGTFVRVVLPNSLAFAAALTVLGFLGAWNAFLWPLVVAGTGFGALTVQVYLSSFITAQTFDYTGLFAAGFLASIPVLLVFILLQRWLLRGVAETGLGGS from the coding sequence ATGAGTGTCGTCGGAAACCCCGTCCGCAAGCGCGTCGAACTGACGTTCCGATACGCGGTGCTCGTGGTGCTCGCGCTCCTCTTCCTCCTGCCGCTGTACGTGATGGTCAAGACGGCGGTCTCGCAGCCGGAGGACGTCACCTCGAAGACCTTCGTGTGGTGGCCGTCCAACCCCAACTGGGGCAAGTTCGCGGAGATCTTCGCCGATGAGCGCTTCGGACAGTCGCTCGTCACCTCGGCGATCATGGCCGTGTCGATGACCGTCGGCCAGATCATCATCGGCGCCCTCGCCGGCTACGGGCTCGCCCGCATCCCGAACCGCGCGTCGAAGCCGCTCCTCGGCTTGACTGTGACGATGCTGCTCATCCCGAGCGCGACCACGTTCCTGCCGAACTACCTCATCGTGTCGTGGCTGGGCTGGACCGAAAGCCTGCAGGGCATCGTCATCCCGACGCTCTTCACGGCGTTCAACGTGTTCCTCTTCCGGCAGTTCTTCATCTCTTTCCCCAAGGAGCTGGAAGAAGCCGGCAAGCTCGATGGACTCGGGTACATCGGCACCTTCGTGCGCGTCGTCCTCCCCAACTCGCTCGCCTTCGCGGCAGCGTTGACGGTGCTCGGGTTTCTCGGTGCGTGGAATGCGTTCCTCTGGCCCCTCGTCGTGGCCGGCACGGGGTTCGGTGCTCTGACGGTCCAGGTGTACCTGTCGTCGTTCATCACGGCGCAGACCTTCGACTACACCGGGCTGTTCGCCGCTGGCTTCCTCGCTTCGATCCCGGTCCTGCTCGTCTTCATCCTGCTGCAGCGCTGGCTGCTGCGCGGTGTGGCGGAGACAGGTCTCGGGGGGTCCTGA
- a CDS encoding glycoside hydrolase family 27 protein, translating into MVLARPQTPPMGWNSWDCFGTTVTEAEVLANARFMAEHLRDAGWDTIVVDADWADPDARAHGYNDDARLHLDEHGRLLPDPVRFPSAAGGAGFRPLADQIHALGLKFGLHVMRGIPRRALAEGMLLLGTSTPLADLADPANDCEWNPHFVGIDHAHPDAGAYYRSTVELYDSWGVDLIKADDMLWPYQERDITAYSDAVAAVSREIVLSLSPGRDLSAAHLDHLADHSSMWRICDDVWDRWEDVADNLGRMARWAPYARAGAWPDADMLPLGHIGIRGERGEPRDDLLTPDERRSLLTLWTIARSPLMFGGDLPSTNPDTIALLQNPALANLLTRAERSGEIRRESGLVLWRAVGDGTTWVAAVNTTDAPLTTTLDARDLGLGAAPGYVVDVWTGEPVEIRAGRTGSATVRGVAPDSGAIDLALAAHACAFWRYDG; encoded by the coding sequence ATGGTTCTCGCACGCCCGCAGACCCCGCCGATGGGCTGGAACAGCTGGGACTGTTTCGGCACCACGGTGACCGAAGCCGAGGTCCTCGCCAACGCGCGTTTCATGGCGGAGCATCTGCGGGACGCCGGCTGGGACACGATCGTCGTCGACGCGGACTGGGCCGATCCCGACGCCCGCGCGCACGGATACAACGACGACGCGCGGTTGCATCTTGACGAGCATGGGCGGCTCCTCCCCGACCCGGTGCGTTTCCCGTCGGCGGCGGGCGGCGCAGGCTTTCGCCCCCTGGCCGATCAGATCCACGCACTCGGGTTGAAGTTCGGTCTGCATGTCATGCGCGGCATCCCCCGTCGCGCCCTTGCGGAGGGGATGCTGCTGCTCGGCACGTCGACGCCGCTCGCCGACCTGGCCGATCCTGCGAACGACTGCGAGTGGAACCCGCACTTCGTCGGTATCGATCACGCGCACCCGGATGCCGGGGCGTACTACCGGTCGACGGTCGAGCTCTATGACTCATGGGGCGTCGACCTCATCAAGGCCGACGACATGCTTTGGCCGTATCAGGAGCGCGACATCACGGCCTACAGCGACGCCGTCGCCGCAGTGAGCCGCGAGATCGTCCTCAGCCTCTCCCCCGGTCGTGATCTGTCGGCTGCCCACCTCGATCACCTCGCGGACCATTCGAGCATGTGGCGGATCTGCGACGACGTCTGGGACCGGTGGGAGGATGTGGCCGACAACCTGGGCCGGATGGCGCGATGGGCACCGTATGCGCGGGCGGGGGCGTGGCCGGATGCCGACATGCTGCCGCTCGGTCACATCGGAATCCGTGGCGAACGGGGCGAACCGCGCGATGACCTGCTCACACCCGACGAGCGACGGAGCCTTCTCACGCTGTGGACGATCGCCCGGTCACCGCTCATGTTCGGTGGTGACCTGCCCTCGACGAACCCTGACACGATCGCGCTCCTGCAGAACCCGGCACTCGCCAACCTGCTGACGCGCGCCGAAAGGAGCGGCGAGATCCGCCGCGAGTCCGGCCTGGTGCTGTGGCGCGCCGTCGGAGACGGCACCACCTGGGTCGCTGCGGTCAACACCACTGACGCGCCACTCACGACGACACTCGACGCCCGCGATCTCGGCCTGGGAGCCGCGCCGGGGTACGTCGTCGACGTCTGGACGGGTGAGCCGGTGGAGATCCGCGCGGGACGCACGGGCTCCGCAACCGTCCGCGGGGTCGCACCCGACTCCGGCGCGATCGATCTCGCTCTCGCCGCGCACGCGTGTGCGTTCTGGCGGTACGACGGCTGA
- a CDS encoding ROK family transcriptional regulator, translating into MNRTRSSSEIRDASRREIVRALVVGGTATRTELAQATGLSAATVSNLVAELREAGLITDAGTDNAGSGRPTTVLRIDGRGGSFLGIDVAETYIRAVVFDAAITEIGAANVDVDEEWQSIDRIAEALLSAVAQAIERGGRPASDLLGAGLGLPGLVSTDLRGAASTPEWAAHIRELEDRVRPLLPDPLVTANPLQAVGHSEIWFGAARGRSTAVVVNLGTGVGAGIIVEGRVLRGATRSAGEWGHTVLELDGRACRCGRQGCVEAYVGVPGIRHTLGDVDPEHALLQLHQREFVQGLRDAVGDPAVAETLARTARYLGIALSDIVAVLNPEVLTLTGWTAWALGDALLPAARAALAERAPELTAARLDLGVSPVRVNSVATGMAVLAFENHLDSRALARRNRPRTDPIPALPVAAPAASTSAPQPIAG; encoded by the coding sequence ATGAATCGCACACGATCTTCGAGTGAGATCCGCGACGCCTCGCGCCGTGAGATCGTCCGCGCCCTCGTGGTCGGCGGCACCGCCACGCGCACCGAGTTGGCGCAGGCGACCGGGCTGAGCGCGGCGACCGTGTCGAACCTCGTCGCGGAATTGCGGGAGGCAGGACTGATCACGGATGCCGGGACCGACAACGCCGGCTCCGGGCGGCCGACGACGGTGCTCCGCATCGATGGCCGGGGCGGCTCCTTCCTCGGAATCGACGTCGCCGAGACCTACATCCGCGCTGTCGTCTTCGACGCGGCCATCACCGAGATCGGGGCGGCCAACGTCGACGTCGACGAGGAATGGCAGTCCATCGACCGCATCGCCGAGGCGCTGCTCAGCGCCGTCGCACAGGCGATCGAACGCGGCGGGCGCCCCGCGAGCGACCTGCTCGGTGCGGGGCTCGGCCTCCCCGGACTCGTCTCGACCGATCTGAGGGGGGCCGCTTCGACGCCGGAGTGGGCTGCGCACATCCGCGAACTCGAGGATCGGGTGCGTCCGCTCCTTCCCGACCCCCTCGTCACGGCGAACCCGCTGCAGGCCGTCGGGCACTCCGAGATCTGGTTCGGTGCCGCGCGCGGACGTTCGACGGCGGTCGTCGTGAACCTCGGAACGGGCGTGGGCGCCGGCATCATCGTCGAGGGACGCGTGCTGCGAGGCGCGACCCGCAGTGCGGGCGAGTGGGGCCACACCGTCCTCGAGCTCGACGGGCGGGCCTGTCGCTGTGGCCGTCAGGGGTGCGTCGAGGCGTACGTCGGGGTGCCCGGCATCCGTCATACCCTCGGGGACGTGGATCCCGAACACGCCCTGTTGCAGCTGCACCAGCGGGAGTTCGTGCAGGGCCTCCGCGACGCCGTCGGGGACCCCGCCGTGGCGGAAACACTCGCCCGGACGGCGCGGTACCTCGGTATCGCGCTCTCCGACATCGTCGCCGTGCTGAATCCCGAGGTGCTGACTCTGACGGGCTGGACGGCATGGGCACTCGGCGATGCCCTGCTGCCGGCGGCGCGAGCGGCCCTCGCGGAGCGCGCTCCGGAGCTGACCGCCGCGCGCCTCGATCTCGGGGTGTCACCGGTCCGCGTGAACAGCGTCGCAACGGGGATGGCCGTGCTCGCGTTCGAGAACCACCTCGACTCCCGGGCTCTCGCTCGACGGAACAGACCCCGCACCGATCCGATTCCTGCGCTGCCGGTCGCTGCACCGGCGGCATCCACTTCCGCCCCTCAGCCCATCGCGGGCTGA
- a CDS encoding ROK family protein, giving the protein MVGKRSSRDIRSESRLDVLHGLLSAGTSTRNQLAQTTGLSVATVATIVQELRGEGLVVDAGSSTLGAGRPTTMLRVNGERGRILGIDVAETYVRAIVFDASLEEVGSVEVPMDESLPSASSVTESIVRAVETALRETAIDRERVLGAGIALPGLISAEESADAVAPRWAARNVEVLRQLRQRIGLPLVVENPLKAIATAELWFGRGRTASSMVIANLGTGVGAGIVLEGKILRGATHSAGEWGHAVLVLDGRACRCGRQGCVEAYVGAPGIQLTLRQLAPDHELADAPQREFIEGLARAHRRTGGDVVADEVLTRTAHYLGAALGDLASIIDPEVLMLTGWTAWALGDDLVEPTKRELQRRAPIGATTPIDLGVSTVRGSSVAIGMATLAFERFLGDVGLSTTRLPLAL; this is encoded by the coding sequence GTGGTCGGAAAGAGGTCGTCGCGCGACATCCGGAGCGAGTCGCGTCTGGACGTTCTTCATGGCCTGCTGTCCGCCGGAACGTCGACGCGCAACCAGCTGGCGCAGACCACCGGATTGAGCGTCGCGACCGTCGCCACGATCGTGCAAGAACTCCGAGGCGAGGGCCTCGTGGTGGATGCCGGCAGCTCGACTCTCGGCGCCGGGCGGCCGACGACGATGCTCCGCGTGAACGGGGAGCGCGGGCGGATCCTCGGCATCGATGTCGCCGAGACCTACGTCCGGGCGATCGTCTTCGACGCGAGCCTCGAAGAGGTCGGTTCGGTCGAGGTTCCCATGGACGAATCGCTGCCGTCGGCGAGCAGTGTGACCGAGAGCATCGTGCGCGCTGTCGAGACCGCACTGCGCGAGACGGCGATCGACCGCGAGCGAGTCCTGGGCGCCGGCATCGCACTTCCCGGCCTGATCAGCGCCGAAGAATCAGCGGATGCCGTCGCCCCCCGCTGGGCAGCGCGCAACGTCGAGGTCCTTCGTCAACTGCGTCAGCGCATCGGACTGCCCCTGGTGGTCGAGAACCCGCTCAAGGCGATCGCGACGGCCGAGCTGTGGTTCGGCCGCGGGCGCACCGCATCGTCGATGGTGATCGCGAACCTCGGGACAGGCGTCGGCGCGGGCATCGTGCTGGAGGGCAAGATCCTCCGCGGCGCGACGCACAGCGCAGGGGAGTGGGGGCATGCCGTCCTCGTGCTCGACGGCCGTGCGTGCCGGTGTGGCCGCCAGGGATGCGTCGAGGCCTACGTCGGAGCCCCCGGCATCCAGTTGACCCTGCGGCAACTCGCACCGGACCACGAACTGGCCGATGCTCCGCAGCGCGAGTTCATCGAAGGTCTCGCCCGTGCGCACCGGCGAACAGGGGGAGACGTCGTCGCCGACGAAGTCCTCACGCGCACCGCACACTATCTGGGGGCCGCGCTGGGCGACCTTGCGTCGATCATCGATCCCGAAGTGCTGATGCTGACGGGCTGGACGGCGTGGGCGCTCGGCGACGATCTCGTGGAGCCGACGAAGCGGGAGCTGCAGCGGCGCGCTCCCATCGGTGCCACGACGCCTATCGACCTGGGGGTGTCGACTGTGCGGGGCAGTTCGGTCGCGATCGGTATGGCAACGCTCGCGTTCGAGCGGTTCCTCGGCGACGTCGGGCTCTCGACGACGCGCCTGCCGCTCGCGCTCTGA
- a CDS encoding extracellular solute-binding protein produces the protein MTSPKRRKLAVTAALLSASALLISGCSSGAGGGADGPITQFYHQYGEAGVQDAVNRWADEQKDPKIDLQWVEGDYAQRVNALLASGRGVDLFEYNAINVEAARQGQYADLTDIVEPVKDDILPIALKPVTIDGKYYGIPMITDAQLFVYRPSMFKEAGIEVPQTWDELVEAAKKLTNADHKGLFLGNDGGAGILAANLPPAAPGGIINDENTKVSLDSPQLADALTSAHDLYDSGSLLMGAPTDWWDPTSFIAGDVAISWQGLWAIPALKKALGDDVGAFAVPALEGGQPIVGVSQWNEMVAGKSGKIEKAKEIAKKQWIDDTDWQIEFSTKYGFHIPPLKSAREQAKSLGDGIAKDIVDLTTEYGWTGGPYYTPAMSTALTDAVNRIVVEGADAKSELAAAQSTMQGMLDALQ, from the coding sequence ATGACATCACCCAAGCGACGCAAGCTCGCAGTCACAGCAGCACTCCTCAGCGCATCGGCGCTGTTGATCTCCGGATGCTCGAGCGGCGCGGGCGGGGGTGCAGACGGCCCGATCACGCAGTTCTACCACCAGTACGGCGAAGCCGGTGTCCAGGATGCGGTCAACCGTTGGGCCGATGAGCAGAAGGACCCGAAGATCGACCTGCAGTGGGTCGAGGGCGACTATGCCCAGCGCGTCAATGCACTGCTGGCCTCGGGCCGCGGTGTCGACCTGTTCGAGTACAACGCGATCAACGTCGAGGCAGCCCGACAGGGGCAGTACGCAGATCTCACGGACATCGTCGAGCCGGTGAAAGACGACATCCTCCCGATCGCCCTCAAGCCGGTCACGATCGACGGCAAGTACTACGGCATCCCGATGATCACCGATGCCCAGCTCTTCGTCTACCGGCCCTCCATGTTCAAGGAGGCCGGCATCGAGGTCCCCCAGACGTGGGACGAGCTCGTCGAGGCGGCCAAGAAGCTCACGAACGCCGACCACAAGGGCCTGTTCCTCGGCAACGACGGTGGCGCGGGCATCCTCGCCGCCAATCTGCCGCCGGCAGCTCCCGGCGGCATCATCAACGACGAGAACACCAAGGTCTCGCTCGACTCGCCCCAGCTCGCCGATGCCCTGACCTCGGCGCACGACCTCTACGACTCGGGCTCGCTCCTGATGGGTGCACCGACGGACTGGTGGGACCCGACGTCCTTCATCGCCGGTGATGTCGCGATCAGCTGGCAGGGTCTGTGGGCGATCCCCGCCCTCAAGAAGGCGCTCGGCGACGACGTCGGCGCGTTCGCGGTTCCGGCGCTCGAGGGTGGACAGCCCATCGTGGGCGTCTCGCAGTGGAACGAGATGGTGGCCGGCAAGTCGGGCAAGATCGAGAAGGCGAAGGAGATCGCCAAGAAGCAGTGGATCGACGACACAGACTGGCAGATCGAGTTCAGCACCAAGTACGGATTCCACATCCCGCCGCTGAAGTCCGCGCGCGAGCAGGCCAAGAGCCTCGGTGACGGCATCGCGAAGGACATCGTCGACCTCACCACCGAGTACGGCTGGACCGGCGGCCCGTACTACACGCCGGCGATGAGTACCGCGCTCACCGACGCGGTCAACCGCATCGTCGTCGAAGGCGCGGACGCCAAGTCCGAGCTGGCGGCGGCTCAGTCCACGATGCAGGGCATGCTGGACGCACTCCAGTGA
- a CDS encoding beta-L-arabinofuranosidase domain-containing protein, which produces MTEVSPARGPEPIGLADVALTAGPFAAAQRRALRSALELGPDRLLAPFRREAGLAAGAGYGGWEADGLDGHTLGHVLSALAAHAATGSTDARERMELLIAALRECQLALGTGYIGGVPNGVALWQEIEAGRIEAQTFDLNGRWVPLYNLHKVLTGVVDAAVYAGSQTGHAVAADFVKWWVDTFAWISDDQVERVLRTESGGLAASFGRWAEYAGDDDAASLGFRLTGRSLWEPLAAGRDELDGLHANAQIPLVVGYAVLARLGGRPEMAAAARTFWTSVTRHRTTAIGGNSVREHFPPRGDWSSMFTAREGPETCNTVNMVELARELYRLDGGLEYLAYIERALSVHLLSAQHPDHGGIVYFTSHRPGHHRVYSRRETGFWCCMGTGLEAPARFAASAFSSAPDRLDVNLLVGARARWDDVVVDTVTERPFGDDAAVHLAVPTPRRFLLRVRVPDGVRQDAAVARVDGEAIRPSAGWFEIDREWAGRTTVHLELPPVLRTERAPDGSGWAWIVDGPRVLAERLAEPVVDPFASDARMGHIARGDLLPLASAPILTPGDILAAEREGRTLTLPATPVRREVVLEPFAALHDDRYTLSFPFADDADVARRRSELAEEDARADAVDARTMDVLTFGQQQPESDHALTLVDSESGYDDGVHWRRFRAPARFVLQDWGASASVLRVSWLADSATRHLTIRVADAVVEDRAVKPGDAEEPTVDVDLSDLADGRTEWVVTVGGGAEGTPRLTETRLMSAPIG; this is translated from the coding sequence GTGACGGAGGTCTCGCCGGCCCGGGGACCCGAGCCGATCGGTCTCGCCGACGTTGCGCTGACGGCGGGGCCGTTCGCGGCGGCCCAGCGGCGCGCCCTGCGGAGTGCGCTGGAACTGGGCCCCGACCGGCTGCTCGCTCCGTTCCGACGCGAGGCAGGTCTCGCAGCGGGAGCCGGGTACGGCGGGTGGGAAGCGGACGGTCTCGACGGGCACACCCTCGGGCACGTCCTGAGCGCTCTCGCCGCCCACGCCGCGACGGGGTCGACTGACGCACGCGAGCGGATGGAACTGCTGATCGCCGCGCTGCGCGAGTGCCAACTCGCTCTCGGGACCGGATACATCGGGGGAGTGCCTAACGGAGTCGCGCTGTGGCAGGAGATCGAGGCCGGTCGCATCGAGGCGCAGACCTTCGACCTCAACGGCCGATGGGTGCCGCTCTACAACCTCCACAAGGTCCTCACCGGCGTCGTCGATGCGGCGGTCTACGCCGGCTCACAGACGGGGCACGCGGTGGCGGCGGACTTCGTGAAGTGGTGGGTGGACACCTTCGCGTGGATCTCCGACGACCAGGTGGAGCGAGTGCTTCGGACGGAGTCGGGCGGGCTCGCGGCATCCTTCGGCCGCTGGGCGGAGTACGCGGGCGATGACGATGCCGCATCCCTGGGGTTCCGCCTCACGGGACGTTCGCTGTGGGAGCCGCTGGCTGCGGGTCGTGACGAGCTCGATGGCCTGCACGCGAACGCGCAGATTCCTCTCGTCGTCGGGTACGCCGTCCTCGCCCGACTCGGCGGTCGGCCCGAGATGGCCGCCGCCGCGAGGACGTTCTGGACCAGCGTCACGCGTCATCGGACGACGGCGATCGGCGGCAACAGCGTGCGCGAGCACTTCCCGCCGCGCGGCGACTGGTCGAGCATGTTCACGGCCAGGGAGGGTCCCGAAACGTGCAACACCGTCAACATGGTGGAGCTCGCGCGCGAGCTGTACCGCCTCGACGGCGGCCTCGAGTATCTGGCCTACATCGAACGCGCGCTGAGCGTGCACCTCTTGTCGGCGCAGCATCCCGATCACGGGGGGATCGTCTATTTCACGTCGCACCGGCCGGGCCATCACCGCGTCTACTCTCGGCGCGAGACGGGCTTCTGGTGCTGCATGGGCACGGGGCTCGAAGCGCCGGCGAGGTTCGCCGCATCGGCGTTCTCATCGGCACCCGACCGCCTCGACGTGAATCTCCTCGTCGGCGCTCGGGCGCGGTGGGACGACGTGGTCGTCGACACCGTGACGGAGCGGCCGTTCGGCGACGACGCGGCGGTCCACCTCGCGGTGCCGACACCCCGGCGGTTCCTTCTCCGAGTTCGTGTGCCGGACGGCGTGCGCCAGGACGCGGCGGTCGCCCGTGTCGACGGCGAGGCGATCCGCCCCTCCGCCGGGTGGTTCGAGATCGACCGCGAGTGGGCGGGACGGACCACGGTGCACCTCGAGTTGCCGCCGGTCCTCCGGACGGAGCGGGCTCCCGACGGTTCCGGCTGGGCCTGGATCGTCGACGGACCGCGCGTGCTCGCGGAACGCCTCGCCGAACCCGTGGTGGACCCGTTCGCCTCGGACGCGCGCATGGGCCACATCGCGCGCGGAGACCTGCTCCCGCTGGCATCCGCGCCGATCCTCACGCCGGGCGACATCCTCGCTGCCGAGCGCGAGGGACGCACCCTCACCCTCCCCGCCACGCCGGTGCGGCGCGAGGTCGTGCTCGAGCCGTTCGCAGCGCTGCACGACGACCGCTACACCCTGTCGTTCCCCTTTGCCGACGACGCGGATGTCGCCCGTCGCCGGTCCGAGCTCGCCGAAGAGGACGCCCGAGCCGACGCCGTCGATGCACGCACTATGGACGTCCTGACCTTCGGCCAGCAGCAGCCCGAGTCGGATCACGCTCTCACCCTCGTGGATTCCGAGTCCGGCTACGACGACGGCGTCCACTGGCGTCGGTTCCGCGCGCCCGCGCGGTTCGTCCTGCAGGACTGGGGTGCCTCGGCATCCGTGCTGCGGGTGAGCTGGCTCGCCGACTCCGCGACGCGGCATCTGACGATCCGTGTCGCGGACGCGGTCGTCGAAGACCGCGCGGTCAAGCCGGGCGACGCCGAAGAACCCACGGTCGACGTCGACCTCTCGGACCTCGCCGACGGGCGGACGGAGTGGGTCGTCACCGTCGGTGGAGGTGCCGAGGGAACCCCGCGTCTCACCGAGACGAGGCTCATGAGCGCGCCGATCGGCTGA
- a CDS encoding sugar ABC transporter permease — protein MPRRKRPIRGTRTAFWLFVSPFFIGLLIFSIIALFWGFYLSFTRAVATITPTDFVGFDNYVSLLTDPSFLSSLLSFTVFAVLVVPTTLVVSLALAMLVANLPVARAFFRSVFFLPTAFSYVIASLIWKLGIFSGSTSSVANSVLSSLGLPTVDAWLTQSPYYWVVIVSVRLWLQVGFYMLLFIAGLQRIPETLYEAAAIDGLSRGPRRFFAITWPQLRPTTAAVMLLLLVAAFQAFDEFYNLVRTIPSVRPPLLYIYNLSFQQLDYGKGSAGAFVVTAIVVLVALLQSRFFGFGAADETKVPRRGARKGRAS, from the coding sequence GTGCCGCGACGCAAGCGTCCGATCCGGGGCACTCGGACTGCCTTCTGGCTCTTCGTCAGCCCGTTCTTCATCGGCCTGCTGATCTTCAGCATCATCGCGCTGTTCTGGGGCTTCTACCTCAGCTTCACCCGCGCCGTCGCGACCATCACGCCGACCGACTTCGTCGGATTCGACAACTACGTCTCGCTGCTGACCGACCCGAGCTTCTTGTCGTCGCTCCTGTCGTTCACCGTGTTCGCGGTCCTCGTGGTGCCGACCACCCTCGTGGTTTCGCTGGCCCTGGCGATGCTCGTGGCGAATCTCCCCGTCGCCCGCGCCTTCTTCCGGTCGGTCTTCTTCCTGCCGACGGCATTCTCGTACGTCATCGCGTCCTTGATCTGGAAGCTCGGCATCTTCAGTGGGTCGACCTCCTCCGTCGCCAACTCGGTGCTCTCCTCCCTCGGGCTGCCGACGGTGGATGCCTGGCTGACGCAGTCGCCGTACTACTGGGTGGTCATCGTGAGCGTCCGCCTGTGGCTGCAGGTCGGGTTCTACATGCTGCTGTTCATCGCCGGCCTCCAGCGGATCCCCGAGACCCTGTACGAAGCGGCTGCGATCGACGGATTGTCACGAGGACCCCGCCGATTCTTCGCGATCACCTGGCCCCAGCTCCGTCCCACGACGGCGGCCGTGATGCTCCTCCTGCTGGTGGCCGCCTTCCAGGCGTTCGACGAGTTCTACAACCTCGTGCGAACGATTCCCTCGGTCCGCCCGCCACTGCTGTACATCTACAACCTCTCGTTCCAGCAACTCGACTACGGCAAGGGCTCCGCAGGTGCGTTCGTCGTCACGGCGATCGTCGTGCTCGTCGCCCTGCTGCAATCGCGCTTCTTCGGATTCGGTGCCGCTGACGAGACGAAGGTGCCGCGTCGCGGTGCCCGGAAGGGACGTGCCTCATGA
- a CDS encoding thiolase family protein, with the protein MTRIDRDPVIIAARRSHIGTRGRALAGATAGELAAPVVRQTLRDARRVATAEIEMADVLLGNCMGPGGNLGRIAALGAGLGFSVPGGTVDRQCGSGLAAIADAAAAIRAGDERARIAGGVESASTAPTRSTDGRPYARAPFAPRGFADPDMVQAAEDLAIHRGISRRRQDAHAARSHARARALRASGGFDSEIVSVLGSVEDDAIGVADTVRERLPPVFPGGTVTAGNTARISDGAATVLLVPPGQGPGLAVRATAIVGCDPAIPGVGAAAAVQEVLSARGLETKDVDAFEIVEAFAVQSLAVLDLLHIGEDDSRVCAGGGALAYGHPWGASGAVAVVRLFSRLVRGGAPSSTYGVAAASVGGGLGVAALFHVVR; encoded by the coding sequence TTGACCCGAATCGACCGTGACCCCGTCATCATCGCCGCCCGCCGCTCGCACATCGGGACCCGAGGGCGCGCACTGGCAGGAGCCACCGCCGGAGAACTTGCTGCTCCGGTCGTACGGCAGACACTGCGCGATGCGCGACGCGTCGCAACAGCGGAGATCGAGATGGCGGATGTCCTCCTCGGCAACTGCATGGGCCCAGGGGGCAACCTCGGCCGCATCGCCGCCCTCGGCGCAGGCCTCGGATTCAGTGTCCCCGGGGGGACGGTGGATCGTCAGTGCGGGAGCGGCCTGGCGGCGATCGCGGATGCGGCCGCCGCTATCCGAGCTGGCGATGAACGCGCGCGCATCGCCGGTGGCGTCGAGAGCGCGTCCACGGCCCCTACCCGCAGCACTGACGGCAGACCCTACGCGCGGGCGCCGTTCGCGCCCAGGGGTTTCGCGGATCCCGACATGGTCCAGGCGGCGGAGGACCTCGCGATCCACCGCGGCATCTCACGTCGTCGTCAAGATGCTCACGCCGCCCGAAGTCACGCGCGTGCGCGAGCACTCCGCGCCTCCGGCGGCTTCGACAGTGAGATCGTCTCGGTCCTCGGGTCCGTGGAGGACGATGCCATCGGAGTGGCCGACACAGTGCGTGAGCGCCTACCGCCGGTGTTCCCAGGCGGAACGGTCACCGCGGGCAACACCGCCCGCATCAGCGACGGTGCGGCAACAGTTCTCCTCGTTCCCCCAGGACAGGGCCCAGGGCTGGCAGTGCGCGCTACCGCCATAGTCGGTTGCGACCCCGCCATCCCGGGTGTCGGCGCCGCGGCTGCGGTACAGGAGGTGTTGTCAGCCAGAGGGCTGGAAACGAAGGATGTCGATGCTTTCGAGATCGTCGAGGCCTTCGCGGTGCAGAGCCTGGCAGTTCTTGACCTGCTGCACATCGGCGAAGACGATTCACGTGTGTGCGCCGGCGGCGGAGCTCTTGCCTACGGTCATCCGTGGGGCGCGAGCGGGGCCGTCGCCGTTGTTCGCCTGTTCAGCCGTCTCGTCCGGGGCGGAGCGCCGTCAAGTACTTACGGGGTGGCCGCGGCATCCGTCGGTGGCGGTCTCGGGGTCGCAGCGCTCTTCCACGTGGTGCGATGA